From the genome of Deltaproteobacteria bacterium:
CTCCAGAGCGTGCCCGCTCCGACCGGCGGTGATGCCACCGCCATCGCGCCCCTGGGTCAACGGCGCGAGTGGTCCTCGGCAGTTCAACGGCTCGGGGCACGGATGCCGGCCTCTTCTTTTTCCGCTCCCTACAAGCCTCCGATGAGCGCGAGAGCAGATTCCCTCTCGTCGAGCGCGTCGAGCAGCGCGTCGAGTCGAGCGCCGGGATCGGGTTGGCCGGCCTGGACGTCTTTGAGCGCGTGCAGGATGAGGGACCGCTCCAGGGCCTCGGCCAACGCGCGCATCACGACCCTCAGGCTCAGCGGAGGGTAGCCCGGCTCGCGGCCCAGGTCCGCGTGCTCGACCAGCTCGCGCAAAGAGGCCGAGCCGACCCGCACAGAGCGCTCAGGCGTCAGGGCGGCGATGGCCGTCGCCTTGCGAGTGGCTGCATCCTCGCCCACGAAGCTCTGCTCCAGATCAAAGCGGAGCGTGCTCATGGCGTAGTTGTGAATGTCGAAGACAGGCGCACCCCAATCGATCTTGGGTTTCCCCGTGGGAACGATGGCTCCAATCCGTGCTGCCTCGGCGGGGAGAAGATCAATCAATAGCCGCTGCCAGCGACGGAGCGCCCAGCCCAGGATGGGGACAATCCGCTTCTGCTGCTGGGCCCGCGACTTCTTGGCATCCGTCGCGGCCTTGAGGTTGGCGGCGCGCGCGAGGGCCGCAGCCTCAGCCGCCTGCCCCAGCGGCGCGACGAACCAGCTGACGACGGGACACAGGTCGGCCCCCAGCGGCCCGGCGGGTCGCGCGGCGAGCTTCGCCGCGTCAGCCCGGTCCTCATCGGTGACGATTCCGAAGCGGTGAACATCCACGCCCGGGCCTGCGACCACGAGGCTGATCTCGCCCGCGGCGTCGTGACCCGTCACGCACGAAAAGACGCCGTCGCCCGTATCGAGCGCGTAGACCATTCGCCCGAGCAGCTTCTCGAAGCCGTGATGGTCGCCGTCGACGGGGAGCTGCGCATCCGAGGGATCCTCGGCCGAGTCCCAGATGCCGAAGACGCCGCTGTCCACGCCGCCCGAGGGCGCATGCTCCCATCGGACCACGGGCGTTTCCCGGGCCCGCGCGATGATCACCGGTTCTTCGCCAAGGTCGTCGGCACCCACCAGACAGCGGGTGACGCCGAGCTTCAGGTCGCCCGAGGAGCCGGTGATGGCGTCCCCCACCGCCAGCGTGCCGGAGGGGATGGACAGCTCACCGATCTCTCCGCCAGCGCGAAGCACGCGCCGATTGAGCCACTCCATCTTCAGCTTTTCCATCCGACCCTCGAAGAAGAAGACTCGCCTGCTCAGCGACGCCCGTCATGCGAATCCTGACGCCGGCCAGTCCCGCTGCGTGTCCCCAGAGTCGTGCGAGCTCGTCGAGCCACAGGGGCGCTACGCGACGCCCTGCGCACTCACGGCCAGCTTGCCGTACCAAGCCACGAGCTTGTCGGCGAGGAGCCGGGTGGCTGCAGCCTCGGACAGGCTGGGGTCGACGTTCGCGCGAATGGTCACCTTCGCCTCGTGCAGACCGGCGCGCCCGGTCGCCGGCGACAGCGCGAGCTTGCCGCCCTCCCAGCGCCCCATATTCAGCAATGGAATCGTTAGAAAGCCCCAGCAGCTCGAGTCGGGCTCGATGCCGCTGAGACCGAGCGTGACCTTCGTCCGAAAGCCCAGGCTCGCCACCTGACTGACGATGCGCTTGCGGAATGCAGGGTGGGTCTGGGTGAAGTAGCCGTTGATGTGGATGGTCTTCGGCGCCTTGGCCGCCTTCGTCGCCTTCGCCGGCTTCTTCATGAGGAGCGGGCCCACCTGGTAGGCGGCGACCTCCGCGAGGGCCTCCAGCTTCTCTTTCTCCGTCGGCTCGCCGGTCCTCACGATGACCAGGTTCTTCAGCGGGAGGCGCTGGGCCATACCCATGCGCGTCACGGTCAGGGTCATGGCCACCTTGTACCTCCAGCCGCTCTTCACGACGGACATCGAAATCCCGCTGGCGGCCAGCGCGAGCTCGTCCGTCGCACCGGTCGCAGCCTGCACGTCGACCTTCATCCCATTCTTGAGGCCGTACTCCTTGGGGTTGGAGGTCAGCTCCTGGGCGATGGCCCGGGCGATGGCGCGGCTGCTCGAGTCGGCATGAAGGGTTGGCATGGGCCACTTCTACTCAGCCAGCTTCGTCGCCGACAGTGCTCGGGCCGCCAGAACGACGTGCGTCGCGCGCCATCGAAAATCCCTTGTCGGGTTGGTCTCTCGTGCAGCCGCTCTACGCCGCCGGGACGGCCTCGTGACCTGCTCGTTGACCAATTGGAAGCGACGCCGGCGAGGTGTCTCGCAGCTTCAAGGCGCCGAGCTTCCACTCGTTGCAGGGCGTCACGTCGAACACGGCGGTCTCGTGAAGCTGACCGCCGAGGGTTGCCCGCGCCTTGGCTCCCCGCCCAGAGGCAAGCCATGCGAGTCCCTATCTAACGCTCGAGCCGAACCGGACGTTAGCCGCGCGGAGCCTGCTCCGCACCGAGACGGGCAGCTCGACGGTTCCACGAGGGTCGGAACAGGAGCCCCCAACCGACAAAGAAGAGAAGGACGGCCGGTCCCACGAAGAGCGGTATCCGACCAGCCGAGCTCCTGCCGGTACTTACAAGGAAGACACTGATCGCAATTCCGTACACGACACCATAGAGAAGAGCCATCAGGGCCAATCGCGCGACGGAGATGGTCACGTTCTTGGCTGGCCGGAGGAACACGAACGGCCACCAACCCCAATCGTAGTCGTTCAGCTTGTTGATGCTGTCGTCGAGGCTCATTCGGCAGGTCCTGTGACGGTTCAGGGCAGGCTCGACTTGGCCGCTGCCGCCCGGGCGCTTGCCGAGGCTACCCGTTCACCGAGCCGGCGCAATCGAGTGCGCGCCACCATCGGACGGACACTCGCAGCGCACGTCCCCGCGGGCCTCACCGCACGCCAGCTCCTCGCGTCCCGGGAGGTAGTCGTCGTAGCTGCAGCCCTGAGCTCCGAAGACGGGATCGGACTCGACCGTGCACCGCTCCCGTGCGACGAGCCCAACTTCGCAACCCGCGGTTGTGGACCTCACCGTGAAGAGGTCGGCGCCAGCGTCGACCTGAAGCACCACCAGACCGCTGCTGTCTCTGGTCACGCTGGGCGTGCTCGACGCGGGCAAAAGTCTCGCGGCGTGGACGCCACCGTCGGTGGGACAATCACAAGTCAGCCCGGCCCGCGCCTGGCCACACCGAAGCGTGCGCGCGGGATTCAGGAGCTCGGCGTCATCGCCAGTCCCACCATCGAGGAGGCCACATGTTTGCGCTCCCTGGTGGAGCCGGCATCCAGCTTCGACGGGTTCGACGCGATATTGCGCATGCAGGCCGGCCCCGAAGGGCAAGTCGATCACCTGCCACGCGCGCTCGACGCTCGCGCCGCGCGCGGCCCCAAGGATGGCCAGTGCCAGCAGCGCAAGAGTGACCGACCGCATCGAGCGATTCTGCCGAACCTGGCGTGGCCGTGTGCCGCCCGTTCCCAGCGTCGGCCGCGCCTCTCGATTCTTTAATCATCGGCCGCGCTCGATCGGCCTGCTACCTTCGCGCGATGCGACGGAGCGGGCGAGCACGGCTGGCGTGTGCGTGGGGACTGCTGTGCGCCGGCTGCACCGCGGTCGCTCCGCACAACGCGATGTTTGGACAGCTCGCGCGGCCGATGGATCCCGGCGACGCCGAGGTGGCGCTGAGCACGGGCGCGGAGCTGCAGCTCAAGCCGTCGGAGTTTCCAGGCACGAGCGGCGATGTGCAGGTGGGCCTTCCCGTGGCCGCGGGCCGTGTCGCGTACGGCGCCTCGAAGCGCGTGGAGCTCGAGCTCGGCGCGAGCGCGGCGGGGCTCTCGCCGGGCGTGAAGATCGGCGGGACCTCGGGGCGGCTCAGCTACGCGGTCCTGCCCGAGGTGGGCGTTGGCTACTTCCACCAGTCCAGCCAGATCAATCTCCCCACCAACGGGTCGTTGGTCAGCGTGCCCGGGGAAAACCTCATCCTCACCCCCGGGATCAAGCTGCTGCTCTCGCACGACTCGGGACTCTATGCGGGCGTGAGCTACGACTTCCTCCGCCACACCGTGGCGAACAGCATCCCGGACGCGGTGACGGCGAGCTCCGGGACCGACACCACCGCGCACGAGCTGACCGCGGCGGTGGGCTTCAGCACCGGCGGCCGGTTGATCGTGAGGCCGGAGCTCTCGGTGCTGTTCTGCCCTTTCCAGTCGACGACCTTCGCTGGAAGCTTCGGGATCTCGCCACAGTCCTCGAGCTTCTGGGCGGTGACCACGAGCGTCACGTTCGCGATTCGCAGCGCAGCCGTCCCACCCGCCGAGCCCACGGTCCGGACGCCAGAGCACGACGTGCGCTTCGATGCGCCGCCGATCATCCACTGACGGCGGGTGCGGTGGGCTTGCAGCAAGCTTCTACTTGCGCGGTGGAGCGAGCCGCTCCGTTCATCAACGTCGCCGGCGTGAGCGCGACGTCGAAGACAACCTGGTCTTGCTCGCTCCGAAGAAGGGCATGGCTGCGGCCTGCCTCACCCACGAGGCTGCCTGGCTCTCGTCGAGCTCGTCCGCGGACGCCAGCTCGACGCCGCGCGTGGACTTGCCCATTCCGATCGGCGTCACCGGCGGCTCCGGCTCGAGCTCGGTGCCGCGGATGAACATGAGCTTTACATGGCCGACGAAAGCGCCGGATGAGAAGCACCAGCCGCCGCCGACGCCGTAGTACGCCATTCCCCACTTCACGCCGCGCTGGAGGTCCGGCAGCGTCTTGGCCGCCAGGGCATCGATGCGCTCGGCGATGCCGCGCTGAGGCTGCGGAAGGCTGGCGATGTAATCGAAGACGGGCTGGTCACCCTCGGCGGCCTTCGCGGCGCTCGCCTTTCCCGTCATGGCGACCCGTAGCTTCGTCGTCGTCTTGCGCTGGGTGGTCTTCGGCGCTTTGGCCTTGGGCTTCGTGACGCGTTTCATGGGGCTCCCGTTCGGTCCCTGCGCACGCGCTCCGATATTTTACATTGTCGGAGCTGATGAACGCTGACCCGTCGCGCGCCTTAATTCTTCGAGACGATCTGGGCTTGGTCCACCTTGGCAACTGCACGTGAATCCTCGGCGAGAAGATCAGGCAACCTCTCCACAACTCCATCGCGAAGGGCGAGCCGGACCACCGTTCCATGCTCCGCGCTCAGGCCGCCGTCCGGCGAGACCTTCAAGCACGAGCCGGAGGTGATGCCGTAGCCGACCGTCCCTTCGCGCTCGAGGCGAAGCAGGGCACGCAGCTCCGGCCAGTCGTCCTCTTCGTCGTGCACGTCGCAAATCACCGGGGCAATCCCGAGGCACGGAAAGATCGTCGCGCTGCTCTCGTCCGCGGGGGCCGTCCAGCGCACCCACTCCCTTCCCAGGATGATGCTCCCGGCCGAGATGCCGAAGAACAGCTTCGATGTCTGGGCGAGGTCCTGGAAGAACGCGTCCATGCCCTTGTCTCGCAGGATCTGCGCTCCCGCATCGACGTCGCCGCCACTGAAGAA
Proteins encoded in this window:
- a CDS encoding DUF1801 domain-containing protein encodes the protein MTGKASAAKAAEGDQPVFDYIASLPQPQRGIAERIDALAAKTLPDLQRGVKWGMAYYGVGGGWCFSSGAFVGHVKLMFIRGTELEPEPPVTPIGMGKSTRGVELASADELDESQAASWVRQAAAMPFFGASKTRLSSTSRSRRRR
- a CDS encoding Type 1 glutamine amidotransferase-like domain-containing protein — translated: MADRRPMYLFASGRGAQARATLERLGPVLAQLNKERPTIAYIGVASFRDNWLVYLLVTGLLRMKVRCRITRVVIAPKNADLELAREQCLAADAIFFSGGDVDAGAQILRDKGMDAFFQDLAQTSKLFFGISAGSIILGREWVRWTAPADESSATIFPCLGIAPVICDVHDEEDDWPELRALLRLEREGTVGYGITSGSCLKVSPDGGLSAEHGTVVRLALRDGVVERLPDLLAEDSRAVAKVDQAQIVSKN